One genomic segment of Nothobranchius furzeri strain GRZ-AD chromosome 10, NfurGRZ-RIMD1, whole genome shotgun sequence includes these proteins:
- the si:dkey-175g6.2 gene encoding golgin subfamily A member 6-like protein 25: protein MTCHHAPSTAHLILLVLLIVTPQLVDATPVRGEEGEGRVEGRTWTDLKEDSLAPFLSSPPQSLPGGDNASLDWGQAPGQNNQLDQLRDPGQVLAVLLESLDHPGDGKIFASRRRDWMEDQSQTLPSAEGLEGGEIRREQTEGERGMEEDKEGQIADKTIEKVILGRLAAVQGDKMKETEEEEDKSTRSKEDQQWSMKDVGPDGVHEEEEPKGDELSEDDGVENVLDKGRAGSASQEEDPSLERKIRGYFQNIDLGLQDNEILPPLKGYKAYNTQLARAGKKQHWQDNMSRNKPVKGGNFMDDFEDEGEELEEEVEEEEESLSHMEEEARARAEKQEVLRQQEEAERAREEEQRLADIASDMLLQYMGKKQQSFMKPRQKSSNAAEDKRSEEVLPDEDDLDQQMIDRLIEISSKLHLPADDVIEIISDVEEKKKKRKELQKQPVNSNPVVPRFRPLVPPPLASPPIYHYTASKNPKKAPYKYNKSNKKWHKDRVKSYKQDYWYKPQKQFLAFPSYPYYQKPYRAYYPVYFPYPKAQYYGKAPPSRDQPFGPQELDLQVPRRRHRGPGKNRGQGWRQQPPPRLPLSPYISNYILPHPRTYQPLPPPKQIITPRRGRRPPFYYPQATPADDYEEDGLVPQMDSEEELENFIERIYMKRRMY, encoded by the coding sequence ATGACCTGTCATCACGCTCCATCCACAGCCCACCTCATCCTATTGGTCCTGCTCATTGTCACTCCACAGCTTGTGGACGCCACCCCTGTGCGGGGTGAGGAGGGGGAGGGACGGGTGGAGGGGCGCACTTGGACAGACCTGAAAGAGGACAGCCTTGCCCCCTTTCTTTCGTCCCCACCCCAGAGCCTGCCAGGCGGAGACAACGCATCGCTGGACTGGGGTCAGGCCCCGGGTCAAAATAACCAATTAGATCAATTGAGGGACCCTGGGCAGGTGCTTGCTGTGCTTTTGGAGTCCCTGGACCACCCAGGGGATGGCAAAATCTTTGCCAGCAGAAGGAGAGACTGGATGGAGGACCAGAGTCAGACGCTGCCCTCCGCTGAAGGCTTGGAGGGTGGTGAGATAAGACGAGAGCAGACAGAGGGGGAGAGGGGGATGGAGGAGGACAAGGAGGGGCAAATCGCTGATAAGACTATTGAAAAGGTAATTTTAGGCCGTTTGGCAGCTGTTCAGGGGGATAAAATGAAAGAaacggaggaagaggaggataaaTCTACAAGGTCAAAGGAAGATCAACAGTGGTCCATGAAGGATGTTGGTCCTGATGGTGTACATGAGGAAGAAGAGCCGAAAGGAGACGAGCTGAGCGAGGACGATGGTGTAGAAAATGTCTTAGACAAAGGCAGAGCAGGGTCGGCCTCGCAGGAAGAGGATCCCTCTTTGGAGCGGAAAATCAGAGGCTACTTCCAGAACATTGACTTGGGTCTCCAAGACAACGAGATCCTGCCTCCTCTGAAGGGCTACAAGGCTTATAACACTCAGCTGGCAAGAGCGGGAAAGAAGCAGCACTGGCAGGACAACATGTCTCGCAACAAACCAGTCAAGGGCGGCAATTTTATGGATGACTTCGAAGACGAAGGCGAGGaactggaggaggaggtggaggaagaagaggagagtCTCTCCCATATGGAGGAGGAGGCAAGGGCACGTGCGGAAAAGCAGGAGGTGCTCCGGCAGCAGGAGGAGGCGGAGCGAgccagagaagaggagcagagactgGCGGACATTGCCTCAGATATGCTGCTGCAGTACATGGGCAAGAAGCAGCAGTCCTTCATGAAGCCACGGCAGAAGAGCAGCAACGCCGCGGAGGACAAGAGATCAGAGGAGGTCCTCCCCGACGAAGACGACCTGGACCAGCAGATGATCGACAGGCTGATTGAGATCAGCAGTAAGCTGCACCTGCCTGCAGACGATGTCATCGAGATCATCAGTGATgtggaagagaagaagaagaaaaggaaagaGTTGCAGAAGCAACCCGTAAACAGTAATCCGGTGGTGCCTCGCTTCAGGCCGCTGGTGCCCCCTCCTCTGGCCTCCCCACCCATTTACCACTACACCGCCTCAAAAAACCCCAAGAAAGCTCCTTACAAGTACAACAAATCCAACAAGAAATGGCACAAGGACAGAGTTAAATCATACAAGCAGGACTACTGGTATAAACCCCAGAAGCAGTTTTTAGCCTTCCCCTCCTATCCCTACTACCAGAAGCCATATCGGGCCTACTACCCCGTTTACTTCCCCTATCCTAAAGCGCAGTATTACGGCAAGGCCCCCCCCTCCAGAGACCAGCCCTTCGGCCCTCAGGAACTTGATCTCCAGGTCCCAAGACGCAGGCACAGGGGCCCGGGTAAGAACCGTGGACAAGGCTGGAGGCAGCAGCCGCCACCGCGCCTGCCTCTGTCCCCTTATATCTCTAACTATATCCTTCCTCACCCACGGACCTACCAACCTCTGCCCCCTCCCAAACAAATAATCACACCCAGGAGGGGCAGACGACCCCCGTTCTACTACCCACAGGCCACACCGGCAGACGACTATGAAGAAGACGGACTGGTACCTCAGATGGACAGCGAGGAGGAGCTGGAAAACTTTATTGAGAGGATCTACATGAAGCGCAGAATGTATTGA